One genomic region from Pirellulales bacterium encodes:
- a CDS encoding helix-turn-helix domain-containing protein — protein MTTTPTTLALRPHDAAKALGISARTLWGLSAPRGPIPCLRIGRGKRQSVLYPMADLQAWLSQQTDAAKGGER, from the coding sequence ATGACGACGACACCTACTACCCTGGCCCTACGGCCCCACGACGCGGCGAAGGCCCTGGGCATCAGTGCCCGCACCCTCTGGGGCCTATCGGCTCCTCGCGGCCCGATCCCCTGCCTGCGGATTGGTCGCGGCAAGCGGCAGTCTGTGCTGTACCCCATGGCTGACCTACAGGCCTGGCTGAGCCAGCAGACCGACGCGGCAAAGGGGGGCGAGCGATGA